The DNA region CGACGTGACGAGCGTTCGGACGCCGGAGTTCCGCTACACCCGGAGTACCGACGGCGACGAACTGTTCGCCATTCCCGACGAGGAAACAGACGTGAGCGAGGAGCACCCCGATACTCGCGACGAACTGGCCGAAACGTGCGAATCGTGGCTCGAAACGTACGGCCTGCCGTACTCCGAGCAGCGCGAACGCGCGGAGTTCGACGACTCGATGAGCGACCACCTCGCGGACCTCGGATACATCTGAACCGCGGTCTGAGGGGGGCTAACTTCAGTTCGTCGACGCATAACAAAACACGTTCTCCGTCGCTGTACAGTCGATGACGAGGACACCTATCGTCTCGGAGCAGACACCGAGGAGCGACGACTGCGAGACGACGCGCGCGGGGGGATGGACGTGAGCGAGACGGAACTCGCGCGGGCGGACGACGACGCGCGACGGACGCCTCGGGGCCGACCGGTGAACGTGTGGGTGGACCTCGCCAGCCCGAGCCACCCGTTCTTCTTCAAAGCGCTCACCGACAGTCTCTCGAACGTCAGCACGGAGGTGACCGTCCGCGAGAAGACGGAAACCGTACCGCTCGCGGACGAAGTCGGCTTCGACTTCGAGACGGTCGGGAAGGACTACGAGAACCCGACGCTCCGGAAAGTGGGGATTCCCATGCGGACCGCGCAACTGACGTTCAACGCGCCCGCCGCGGACGTGGCGCTCTCCTCGCGGAACGCGATGTGCGTCCTCGCCGCGAAGGCGCGCGGGACCCCCTCCATCCACTTCACGGACAACGACATCTGCGCCTACGTGGACGACCTGAAGGCCGAGGAGCTGTACCACCGACTCGAAGCGCAGGCGACGCACAACGTCGTCCCGAAGGCGTTCGAGACGTCGGTGCTGACCGAACGCGGCGCGGACCCCGACAGCGTCCACACCTACGACGGGTACAAGGAGGACGTGTACGTCGCCGCCTTCGAACCGGACCCGACGTTCCCCGAGCGACTGCCGTTCGACGGCGAGGAGTTCATCGTCGTCCGCCCGGAGGCCCTCACGGCGACGTACGTGGACGCCGACGGGAGCATCGTCCCCGACCTGCTCGCGGGCGCGGCCGAACGCGACATCAACGTCGTCTACCTCCCGCGCAACGACGGCGACGAGAAGTTCGCCGAGGGAGTCCCCTCCGAGAACGTGTACGTCCCCGACGAGGCCCTCGACGGCCTCGAACTCGCGTGGCACGCGCGGTGCATGCTCACCGGGTCCGGGACGATGGCGCGGGAGGCCGCCCGCATGGAGACGCCCGCAGTCTCCTTCTTCCCGAGCACGCGCATCTCGGTGGACCAAGCGCTCATCGACGAGGGCGAGATATTCCACTCTCGCGACGCCGAGGAGATTCTCGACTACGTCGAATCGCTCACCGACGACGACGCGGAACCCGACCTGACCCGCGCGAAACGCGTCCGCCGCGAGGTGGCCGACCTGACCGCTCGTCTCGTCAACGAGTCCGTCCAGTAACCGACTGCGGCGAATCGAGCTGTCACGTTTTTTCTGCGGACGCGGTGGGGTAGAAACCAACGCGTTCGAGACGCAGTTCACCACCCAATCGGCCCGGAAACGGGTCCAGTCGTCGTTTCGTGTTGGTAACTCCGGACACGGTGGTGCGCCGAAGTCTACCAAAGAGGGGGAGTCACGGGTCGAGTCGGCACGCCCGTTTTGCGCGACCGACGCACCCGGTCATCGACGCGCCGATTTTTTCGCTGCGCCGCCGATGGCGGCGCGGCCGCCGTCGCGCGGGGGGCGGCGGAGCACGGAGAGGAGGAGAGGGGAGGGGGTGTGGGGAGGGGAGAGGAGGAGAGGACGTTACGACCGAGTGAGGCGTCCGAGTAGACGCGACGGGAGCGACCCCGACGACCCCGACGCGGCGTCGGCCCGCCGCGTGGCGCGCGAGGGCAGGTCCGAGTCGGGCCCGACTACACCGGCCTCGACCATCGCTTCGAGGGGATTGTCGTCTACCTCCAACGGGAGGTCGACCCGCCCGCGGCGGCGCGAGGACTCCCACGTCGCGAAGATTAGCTCGTCCGCTGCGAGGGCGTCTCGCGCGTCGAGTTCCGACCTCTCGCCAGTCCGGATCGACTCGATTACGTCCTCGATAGCGCGGGCGGTGTAGGTCGGTTTGTCCAACCGCCCCGCGAGTCCCTCGGACGCCTTGCCGAGGAGGTAACGGAGAGCGAGGCGAGGCTTGCTCAGTTTCGGGCGGTAGCGGGCGTCCGAGCCGGTATCGACCGTCTTCCACTTCCCGCCGTCGCGGCGGTAGGAGACGGTGCCGTCCGCTCCGACTTCGATGACGCCGTCGGTGCCGACGAGTCGGAAGAGAGCGCCGACGAACTCCTCGCCGCGACCGGTCGACGCGATGCCGTAGACGCCGTTCTCGTAGCGCCACTGCGCGACCGCCTGATTCTCGTTGTGCGCGCCGAACAGCACGTTCTCCTCGGTGTAGTCTATCTGGCCGAGCACCCACTCGACCGGCGTCCCGTCGTTGTAGTAGTTCGCGAGGTCGAACGCGTGGGTGCCGTTGTCGTAGAGGTCCTCCTCACGGAACTCGATTCGCTTCAGGTCGCCGACTTTCCCCTTCTCTAAGAGTCGCTTCGGTTCGGTGTACGGACGGCCGAACCGGTGCTGGTGGTTGATGGTGAGAGAGACCCCCTCGGCGTCGCACACCTCGACCATGCGCCTCGCGTCCCCCCACGTCAAGGCCATCGGCTTCTCGCAGTGGATAGCCCGGACGACGCCGCTTCTGGCCGTACCGACGACGATGTCCGCGTGGTCCGCCGGCGGGACGCAGACGCTCACTACGTCCGGTTCCGCCTCCGAGAGCATCTCCTCGTAGTCCTCGTAGACGCGGTGGTCGGGCACGTCGTGTTCCTCGGCGAACGCCTCGGCGTTCTCGCGAACCAAATCGGCGCACGCGACGATTTCGCAGTCGTCGAGTCGGCGGTACCCCTCCGCGTGACGGTACGCCATGGCGAACCCGTCGCCGTCCGGTGCTCCCGTTCCGATGAATCCGATTCGGTAGGTCACGGCGACGGATACGGGCGGCGTCGCGTTCAGTATGGACGGTATAACGGGGTAGAGGCCGGAGAGAAAGCGGGTACCCCCGACTCCGATACGGCCCGTCGAAGGCCCGATGGGGCTTAATAACCGTATAACAATGCTTACATGAAAGAGTTCGCGGGTATGAAGCGCAGACTCCGTCCAGCGTTCCAACTGCACAGCGTCCGGGAGTTCTCGGACCCCCTCCCCGAGGTGATTCGCCGCGTCGGCGCGGCGGGGTTCGAGGGCGTCGAGTTCGCGGGCCGTTTTCGGGATGCCGACCCCGACGCCGTCGCCGACGCCCTAGACGAGACGGGCGTCGAACCTGTCGCCGTCCACGCCGAACTGTCGGCGATAGAGGCGGCGGTCGAGGGCGAGAACGACCTGCTCGACCGGTGCGAGACGGTGGGCTGTGACCGCCTCGTCGTCCCCCGCGTTCCGTCGTGGTACTTCTGCAGTCGGTGGAACGTCCGCGAACTCTCCTACCGACTCACCGACCTCTCTCACGAACTCGACGCTCGCGACGTCGACATCGGGTACCACAACGTCAGAAACGACCTCTGGCCGTTCCTCCCCGACCGGGTGACCGAGACCCTCGAACGGTCGCCGCTTCCGGCCGGACTCGCCACCTACGCCTCCCGCGGACTGGCGGAGTTCGGCCGCGACGACCGGAACCGCATCCCCGACGAAACCGGCTTCTGGAACCTCGTCGCCCGCACCGCGCCCGACGACCTGTTCTTCGAACTCGACGTGGGTGAGGTGTACGCCGCCGGATTCGACCCCGTCGCCGCGTTCGAGGTGGTCTCGGGGCGCGTCCCGACGATTCACCTCCGCGACGTGGCTCCGACGGGTCGGTTCGGCGCGTACGAGGACGTCGAACGCGGAACCGGCGTCGTGGACACCGGTCGCGTCCTCTCGGCGGCGCGGCGGGCGGGCGTCGAGTGGGTCGTCTACGAGAACGAACTGGACGCCGGCCCCGACGAGAAACTCGAAGACGGCGCTGCGCTCGTTCGGCAGTTCTTCGACGACGAGTCCGCGGCGTCTGCGTCCGAAGGCGGAGCGTCGCCGACGGTCGGTTCGACGCGGTAAGTTGGCCGGCCGAACCCGTCTCCGACGCCGGATATTCGGCCATCGGACGTTAATATCGTCATTACAATCTCTCTATCGTACCGTTGTTGGGTCGTACATGGAGTTCCAACACAGCCGAATCGACGATTCCCCGCCGTGCGGTCAGATGAGCTTCTGCCTCACGACCGACCTGACGGGGAACGGCCTTCCCGACGTCATCGTCGGTGCGCTCGGCGGTATCTATCCGTTTACGGTCCCCGTCATCGGCAAGGATCTCAACCTCCGGAAACTGCCGGGAACCCGCGAAGTGATAAAGCAGATGGAGACGAACGTCTTCTGGTACGAGAACCCCGGGTGGGAGCGACACGACGTGGCGAAAGCGCCCGACCTCTCGGTCGGCGGGTCTCTCGGCGACATCTCCGGCGACGGGACGATGGACCTCGTCGCCGGGCAGAACCTGAACGAACACGACCTCTACTGGTTCGAGCAACCCGACGACCCCCGCGAGGAGTGGACGCGCCGCCTCATCACCGACGACTTCGAGAAGTACCACGACACCGCCGTCGCGGACGTGGACGGCGACGGCGAGGACGAGGTGGTCGTCCTCTCCCAAGAGAGCGCGGTCGTCTTCTACTACGACATCCCCGAGGACCCCCGGCGCGAACCGTGGCCGGTCGAGAACCGCCACATGGTCGCCGAGGACCTCGACGTGGAGGGCGTCGAAGTCGCGGACGTGGACGGCGACGGGACGGTCGAGATTCTCGCCGGCCCCAACGTGTTCCACCGGAACGGCGACGGGACGTGGGACCGCGAGAGCATCGCCGAGGGGTGGCCGTGGACGCGCCTCGCCGTGGCGGACGTGGACGACGACGGCGAGGACGAGATTCTCGTCACCGAGGGCGACCTGCCGTATCAGGATCCCGACGACCGACGCGCCCGACTCGGCCTGTTCGACCCGCCGGAGTGGACGCCGACCATCCTGCACGACGACCTGTCGAACCCCCACAGCCTCCAGGTCGCCGACATCGACGACGACGGCGACTTGGAGATATACGTCGCCGAGATGGGCCTCGAAGAGGGACACACCCCGCGGCAGTTCGTCTTCCACCGGAACGACGACGGGAGCTTCGAACCGGAGGTCATCGAAGAGGGCGTCGCGACCCACGAGGCGAAAGTCGTGGACTTAGACGGCGACGGCCGCCTCGACATCGTGGGGAAGGGGTACTCCGAGCGCAACGTGGACGCGTGGTTCAACGTGGTCTGAAGATGGTCGCACGGACGCACGCTCACCCGCGGAACTCCGTCAGCGAGAGGTAAGATGGCGCCGGAGAGCGACCTCCTGCCGCGGACGACGCGACGACTCGAACGGGCGGGGTTCGAGGCGTTGGGTCGCGCGGACCGGCGTCTCGGGTTCTCGCATCTCTACCCCGACGAGGCGAACGGCGTGCTCATGTACCACGCAGTCGGGTCGCCCGAGAAGTACGGGAACGTCTCGGTCGGTCGGTTCCGCCGCGATTTGGAGTACCTGACGACGCACTTCGAGGTGTGCGACCTGCCCGCCGTCCTCGACGACGACGGCGGAAAGCGCGTCGCGTTGACGTTCGACGACGCGTACGACGACTTCTACGAGAACGTTCTCCCCCTCCTCCGACGGTACGGGGTTCCGGCCACCCTGTTCGTCCCGGTGGCGTTCGTCGGCGGCGGGCGGACCGACCTCGCGTACCGGTTCGGCCGGTCGCCCGCGGAGTTCGACCGCTACAACGACCCCGAGGCGCACCGCGACTACGGCGGCCCCGCGCCGGGCGTGATGTCGTGGGACCGACTCCGCGAGGTTGCGGCCGACGAACTGGTGACGGTCGGAAACCACACGCGGACGCACCCCGACCTCTCGCGTCTCTCCGCGCCGTCGGACCTCGAACCGGAAATCGTCGGCGCGCGCGACGAACTGGCGGAGCGACTCGGCGTCGATATCGACCGATTTTGCTTCCCCTACGGCCGGTACTCCGAGGAGGCGGCGGAACTCGTCGCCGAGACGCACGACGTGAGCGTCACCTCGCGGCGGGGCCTTCTCTTCGACCCGGCGTCGAACGACGGACACCTCCTGCCGCGCGTCCGGGCGCACGACCCCGAACACCGCGTCCGGTGGGACCTCTCGGCGGTGCGGTGGCGACTGGTCGAACGACTCGGTTAACCGGCGACTCCGTTCTCTGACCTGACGCAGGGCCCGGATAATTGACGGACGACGGAAGGGTACGTATTCGGCCGTGGGACATTAACCCAGATATAACGATACCGACGTAGAACGCCCAATTCGAACAATGGCTCAGTTACGGACAAGCGAGGGGATGTCACCGTGAGCGGCCGGCTTCGTTCGCTCATCGAGGGCCTCATCCCCAGCGGTGGGACGGCAGAGCGAGTCGTCAAGAGCGCGATCTGGGCGATGGGACAGAACGCGTTCGGACGCGTCCTTCAACTCGCGATGCTCACCATCGTCGCCCGCCTCGTCGGGCCGGCGGAGATAGGTCTCGTCGGTATCGCGCTTCTCACTCTCAGCGGCATCAAGAAGTTCACGAAGATAGGTATCAACGACGCGCTCGTACAGCAGGTCGAAGAGAACGTCGACGAGCATCTGAACACGGTCTGGATTCTCGAAATCGCCCGCGGGTTGCTCATCTTCTCCGTGCTGTTCGCGGGCGCTCCGTTGGCGGGGATAGTGTTCAACGAACCGCGGGCGACGGACCTCATCCGCGCCATCGGCGTGTCGCCGCTCCTTCTCGGGTTCCGCAACCCCGCGATGGTGTACTTCCAGAAGAACCTCGACTTCCACAAGCAGTTCGTCTACCGCGTCGGCGGCGACATCGCGCAGGCCGTCGTCGCAGTCGGGTACGCCCTCGTCTGGCCGAACGCGTGGGCTCTCGTCGTCGGCTACATCGCCGCGGACGTGGTCCGACTCGTCGCCTCGTACGGCCTCGACACGTTCCGGCCGCAACTCGACTTCAACTGGGACTCCGCGAAGGGTATCGTGGACTACGGCAAGTGGATAACCGGGTCGTCCATCCTCTTTTTCCTCTACAGCGAGGGCGACGACGCCTTCGTCGGCTGGCTTCTGGGACCGGCGGCGCTCGCGTTCTACCAGTACGGGTACCGGTTCTCGAACGCCCCGGCCTCGGAGTTAGGGAACGTCATCTCGTCGGTGATGTTCCCCGCGTTCTCGAAGGTGCAGGAGGACCGTGAGCTCCTGCAGACGGCGTTCCTGCGGACGATACGTGTCACCGCGTTCGTCGCGACGCCCGTCGCCTTCGGCATCGCCGTCGTCGCCTCCGACTTCGTGCTGACGTTCTTCGGACCCCAGTGGACGGACATGGTCGTTCCGATGCAGATTCTCTGCGGGTACGGCTTCCTGCGGGCGTTGGGGCAAGCGTTCGGGCCGGTGTGGAAGACGCTCGACCGCCCGGACCTCGTCACGAAGTTCTCGGCGATTCGCGTCGTCCTCATGGCGATACTCATCTGGCCCGCGACGGAGATGTACGGAATCGTCGGGACGGCGGCCGTCGTCACGGGGATATACGTCTTCCCGATGATGCCGCTCGACATCTACGCCACCGTGAACATGATCGACGTGGGGTACACCGAGATAGTGCGCGAGATGGTGTACCCGTTCGCCGCCAGCGCCGTCATGGCCGGAATCGTCTGGTACGTCGATTCGATGCTCTCGTTCGGTCCGACCGTCGAACTCGTCGTGAGCATCGCAGTCGGCGCGGCGGCCTACGGCGTCGCCGTGTTGCTCCTCGACCGGCAGTCCAGTTGGGGTATCACCGGTAACATCCGCGGCATCGTCACGAACGCCCGTCGCTGAGACGGCGCGCCGCCGGAACCGCCGACCGCCGCTTCTTTTCGCCGTCGTCGCGATGGACGGACGTCTCCCCGTCGAGAGCGAACGCCGCAGATAGCCGCGCTTCCGCGGGAGCGAAAGCGGTCGAAGGGAGGAGACGAGAGGCCTGACGCGTCGCGGCCGAACGGGGAAGGCGAAGAGCGCCGGGCAGAGCGACGAGAGTCCGCGAAGTTACGGGTGAAGGGAGGACGGCACGACGGCGGACGCCGGACGGAGAGAGGACGAAAGAGCGAACGGCGAAGGACGACGGACGAAGGAGCGAAGGACGGCGGGCGAGGGTGCGAAGGACAACGGACGCGAGTGCGAAGAGAGAACGCAGACGACGGAGCGGCGACGTTACTCGGAGTCGAAGTCGTCGCGCGCCTCGAAGCGTTCGCCCGCGTACTCGGTTTCGAGGGGTTCCGCGGCGCGGGCGTCCAACCGGCACCCGAGGACGAAGAGGACGGCGCCGCAGACGCCGGTGACGACGCCGCGGAGGAGACCCGAGGAGTCGCGACGGCGGACGCCGCGTTCGGCGGCCCGGAGGACCGACCCCGCGCCGAAACACGTGGCGACCACGCCGAGACAGTACGCGAGGACGGCCGGCACGTACCGGGCGTCGCGGGAACGGGCCGCGAGTCGCCGGAGGAAGTTCCGGAGGAGGAGTCCCGAGAGTCGGGGGACGAACTCGCGGTAGACGATACCGCTCTCCTCGTCGCCG from Halopelagius longus includes:
- a CDS encoding DUF354 domain-containing protein codes for the protein MSETELARADDDARRTPRGRPVNVWVDLASPSHPFFFKALTDSLSNVSTEVTVREKTETVPLADEVGFDFETVGKDYENPTLRKVGIPMRTAQLTFNAPAADVALSSRNAMCVLAAKARGTPSIHFTDNDICAYVDDLKAEELYHRLEAQATHNVVPKAFETSVLTERGADPDSVHTYDGYKEDVYVAAFEPDPTFPERLPFDGEEFIVVRPEALTATYVDADGSIVPDLLAGAAERDINVVYLPRNDGDEKFAEGVPSENVYVPDEALDGLELAWHARCMLTGSGTMAREAARMETPAVSFFPSTRISVDQALIDEGEIFHSRDAEEILDYVESLTDDDAEPDLTRAKRVRREVADLTARLVNESVQ
- a CDS encoding Gfo/Idh/MocA family protein, whose product is MTYRIGFIGTGAPDGDGFAMAYRHAEGYRRLDDCEIVACADLVRENAEAFAEEHDVPDHRVYEDYEEMLSEAEPDVVSVCVPPADHADIVVGTARSGVVRAIHCEKPMALTWGDARRMVEVCDAEGVSLTINHQHRFGRPYTEPKRLLEKGKVGDLKRIEFREEDLYDNGTHAFDLANYYNDGTPVEWVLGQIDYTEENVLFGAHNENQAVAQWRYENGVYGIASTGRGEEFVGALFRLVGTDGVIEVGADGTVSYRRDGGKWKTVDTGSDARYRPKLSKPRLALRYLLGKASEGLAGRLDKPTYTARAIEDVIESIRTGERSELDARDALAADELIFATWESSRRRGRVDLPLEVDDNPLEAMVEAGVVGPDSDLPSRATRRADAASGSSGSLPSRLLGRLTRS
- a CDS encoding sugar phosphate isomerase/epimerase family protein — encoded protein: MKRRLRPAFQLHSVREFSDPLPEVIRRVGAAGFEGVEFAGRFRDADPDAVADALDETGVEPVAVHAELSAIEAAVEGENDLLDRCETVGCDRLVVPRVPSWYFCSRWNVRELSYRLTDLSHELDARDVDIGYHNVRNDLWPFLPDRVTETLERSPLPAGLATYASRGLAEFGRDDRNRIPDETGFWNLVARTAPDDLFFELDVGEVYAAGFDPVAAFEVVSGRVPTIHLRDVAPTGRFGAYEDVERGTGVVDTGRVLSAARRAGVEWVVYENELDAGPDEKLEDGAALVRQFFDDESAASASEGGASPTVGSTR
- a CDS encoding FG-GAP repeat domain-containing protein; this encodes MSFCLTTDLTGNGLPDVIVGALGGIYPFTVPVIGKDLNLRKLPGTREVIKQMETNVFWYENPGWERHDVAKAPDLSVGGSLGDISGDGTMDLVAGQNLNEHDLYWFEQPDDPREEWTRRLITDDFEKYHDTAVADVDGDGEDEVVVLSQESAVVFYYDIPEDPRREPWPVENRHMVAEDLDVEGVEVADVDGDGTVEILAGPNVFHRNGDGTWDRESIAEGWPWTRLAVADVDDDGEDEILVTEGDLPYQDPDDRRARLGLFDPPEWTPTILHDDLSNPHSLQVADIDDDGDLEIYVAEMGLEEGHTPRQFVFHRNDDGSFEPEVIEEGVATHEAKVVDLDGDGRLDIVGKGYSERNVDAWFNVV
- a CDS encoding polysaccharide deacetylase family protein, whose translation is MAPESDLLPRTTRRLERAGFEALGRADRRLGFSHLYPDEANGVLMYHAVGSPEKYGNVSVGRFRRDLEYLTTHFEVCDLPAVLDDDGGKRVALTFDDAYDDFYENVLPLLRRYGVPATLFVPVAFVGGGRTDLAYRFGRSPAEFDRYNDPEAHRDYGGPAPGVMSWDRLREVAADELVTVGNHTRTHPDLSRLSAPSDLEPEIVGARDELAERLGVDIDRFCFPYGRYSEEAAELVAETHDVSVTSRRGLLFDPASNDGHLLPRVRAHDPEHRVRWDLSAVRWRLVERLG
- a CDS encoding lipopolysaccharide biosynthesis protein, which codes for MSGRLRSLIEGLIPSGGTAERVVKSAIWAMGQNAFGRVLQLAMLTIVARLVGPAEIGLVGIALLTLSGIKKFTKIGINDALVQQVEENVDEHLNTVWILEIARGLLIFSVLFAGAPLAGIVFNEPRATDLIRAIGVSPLLLGFRNPAMVYFQKNLDFHKQFVYRVGGDIAQAVVAVGYALVWPNAWALVVGYIAADVVRLVASYGLDTFRPQLDFNWDSAKGIVDYGKWITGSSILFFLYSEGDDAFVGWLLGPAALAFYQYGYRFSNAPASELGNVISSVMFPAFSKVQEDRELLQTAFLRTIRVTAFVATPVAFGIAVVASDFVLTFFGPQWTDMVVPMQILCGYGFLRALGQAFGPVWKTLDRPDLVTKFSAIRVVLMAILIWPATEMYGIVGTAAVVTGIYVFPMMPLDIYATVNMIDVGYTEIVREMVYPFAASAVMAGIVWYVDSMLSFGPTVELVVSIAVGAAAYGVAVLLLDRQSSWGITGNIRGIVTNARR